The Pseudomonas fulva 12-X sequence GGGCCAGACTGCCATACAGGCGACCATCGACTTCACGCCCCAGCACCGCACCAATCATACTCTTGCGCGAGACGCCGACCAGCAGCGGCAGACCAAATTCCTGCAACGACGGCATGCGCCGGAACAGGCTGAGATTGTGCCCCAGGGTCTTGGCGAAACCGAAACCAGGGTCGAGCACGATGCGCTGCGCGGGTATACCGGCCGCCTCACAGACGGCCAGCCGCTCGCGCAGAAAATCGGCGACGGCTTGCAGCACGTCATCGTACTGAGGGCTTTGTTGCATGGTCGTGGGCTCGCCCTGCATGTGCATCAGGCACACCGGCAAGCCGCTTTCGGCAGCCGCCTGCAGCGCGCCGTCGCGCTGCAGCGAGCGAACATCGTTGATCAACCCGGCACCCAGCCTGGCCGACTCGCGCATCACCTCGGGCGTGGAGGTATCCACGGAGATGATCACGTCCAGCTCGGCGGCGACTGCCTCCACCATCGGTGCGACCCGTTCCAGCTCCTCGGCCACCGACACCGGCGCAGCGCCGGGGCGCGTGGACTCGCCGCCGATATCGATCAGTGTCGCGCCGGCGCGCACCATGCCCTCGGCATGCCGCAGCGCCGCATCGCGAAGGGCGAAGCGACCACCGTCGGAAAAGGAATCAGGGGTGACGTTGAGGATACCCATCACTTGCGGATGGTTTAAATCAAGAAACCGGCTGCCACAAGACAGCCGGTTGTTTTTTTGCACGAGAGACATGAGAAGACTTTCAGACCTCGGCAGCAGGGCCGCCGATGGGTTTCTCCGGACGATCCGCTTCGTCAGGCTTGGCAGAAGGCGTGCCGGCGCCATTGCCGCCGCCCGTCCAGTCCTTCGGTTCGCGCACTGGGCGACCGCTCATGATGTCGTCGATCTGGTCGATGTCGATGGTCTCGAACTTCATCAGCGCTTCAGCCATGGCATCGAGCTTGTCGCGGTTGTCGGTCAGAATCTGCTTGGCGGTGTTGTAGCAGCTGTCGATGATCGCGCGCACTTCGGAGTCGATCAGCTTGGCCGTCTCACCCGACACGCTGGCACTGGAGGAGCCACCACCGCCACGCAGGAAGGGCTGGTCCTCGTCTTCGGCATACAGCAGTGGACCGAGCTTTTCGGAAAGGCCCCACTTGGTGACCATGTTCCGGGCGATTTGGCTGGCACGCATGATGTCGTTGGACGCACCGGTGGTGACGCCATCGAAGCCCAGAGTCATCTCCTCGGCGATACGGCCACCGTACAGCGAGCAGATCTGGCTGGTCAGCGCACGCTTGCTGAGGCTGTAACGATCTTCCTCGGGCAGGAACATGGTCACACCCAGCGCGCGACCGCGCGGAATGATGGTGACCTTGTAAACCGGGTCATGCTCGGGCACCAGACGACCGACGATGGCGTGGCCCGCCTCGTGATACGCGGTGTTGAGCTTCTCCTTGTCGGACATGACCATGGTCTTGCGCTCGGCGCCCATCATGATCTTGTCTTTAGCCAGCTCGAACTCCTTCATTTCCACAAGACGCTTGCCGGCGCGGGCAGCGAACAGCGACGCCTCGTTGACCAGGTTGGCCAGGTCGGCACCGGAGAAGCCAGGCGTACCACGGGCGATGACCGCAGCCTTGACGTCTTCGCCCATGGGGATTTTGCGCATGTGCACGTTGAGAATCTGCTCGCGACCACGGATATCCGGTAGACCAACCACTACCTGACGATCGAAACGACCCGGACGCAGCAGCGCCTGATCGAGTACATCCGGACGGTTGGTGGCGGCGATGACGATGATGCCGTCATTCATTTCGAAGCCATCCATCTCCACCAGCAACTGGTTGAGGGTTTGCTCGCGCTCGTCGTGACCACCGCCCATACCGGCGCCACGATGGCGACCGACGGCGTCAATCTCGTCAATGAAGATGATGCACGGGGCGTGCTTCTTGGCCTGCTCGAACATGTCGCGCACGCGGGAAGCACCGACACCGACGAACATCTCGACGAAGTCGGAACCGGAAATAGTGAAGAACGGTACCTTGGCTTCGCCGGCAACGGCCTTGGCCAGCAGGGTCTTACCGGTACCCGGCGAACCGACCATCAGCACGCCGCGCGGGATTCGACCACCCAGACGCTGGAACTTGCCCGGGTCACGCA is a genomic window containing:
- the ftsH gene encoding ATP-dependent zinc metalloprotease FtsH, with the translated sequence MAKNLILWLIIAAVLVTVMNNFSSPSETNKLNYSQFIEQVQSGGVKRVTVDGYIISGLRSDGSSFETVRPAIQDNGLIKDLMDNNVEIVGKQPEQQSIWTQLLVASFPILVIIAVFMFFMRQMQGGAGGKGGPMSFGKSKARLLSEDQVKTTFADVAGCDEAKEEVSELVEFLRDPGKFQRLGGRIPRGVLMVGSPGTGKTLLAKAVAGEAKVPFFTISGSDFVEMFVGVGASRVRDMFEQAKKHAPCIIFIDEIDAVGRHRGAGMGGGHDEREQTLNQLLVEMDGFEMNDGIIVIAATNRPDVLDQALLRPGRFDRQVVVGLPDIRGREQILNVHMRKIPMGEDVKAAVIARGTPGFSGADLANLVNEASLFAARAGKRLVEMKEFELAKDKIMMGAERKTMVMSDKEKLNTAYHEAGHAIVGRLVPEHDPVYKVTIIPRGRALGVTMFLPEEDRYSLSKRALTSQICSLYGGRIAEEMTLGFDGVTTGASNDIMRASQIARNMVTKWGLSEKLGPLLYAEDEDQPFLRGGGGSSSASVSGETAKLIDSEVRAIIDSCYNTAKQILTDNRDKLDAMAEALMKFETIDIDQIDDIMSGRPVREPKDWTGGGNGAGTPSAKPDEADRPEKPIGGPAAEV
- the folP gene encoding dihydropteroate synthase translates to MSLVQKNNRLSCGSRFLDLNHPQVMGILNVTPDSFSDGGRFALRDAALRHAEGMVRAGATLIDIGGESTRPGAAPVSVAEELERVAPMVEAVAAELDVIISVDTSTPEVMRESARLGAGLINDVRSLQRDGALQAAAESGLPVCLMHMQGEPTTMQQSPQYDDVLQAVADFLRERLAVCEAAGIPAQRIVLDPGFGFAKTLGHNLSLFRRMPSLQEFGLPLLVGVSRKSMIGAVLGREVDGRLYGSLALAALAVAKGAHILRVHDVAETVDVVRMVAAVEAAQ